In Brachypodium distachyon strain Bd21 chromosome 2, Brachypodium_distachyon_v3.0, whole genome shotgun sequence, one genomic interval encodes:
- the LOC100828986 gene encoding uncharacterized protein LOC100828986, whose product MDVQSAPGAAKRMWSYLRAVFLMLRKGKRRLLLGLHLLMKRRNNKGALARSVATLLSHSHHGHGYGHAHALSHRRRGEYEFSCSGSPVDPRRRSNAYFPCLLGSEAETAPTAALQYQYRIEYDNYAASTAAAEAAPEEERDGVLMEELAAGEDECGSTSAESVPSPLVASAGGFSVRVSNFSSEDGGGGGEAVDEEAEEFISRFYEQLRQQNQIALSAAPVPAR is encoded by the coding sequence ATGGACGTGCAGTCGGCGCCGGGCGCGGCGAAGAGGATGTGGAGCTACCTGCGGGCCGTGTTCCTGATGCTGCGGAAGGGCAAGCGCAGGCTGCTCCTGGGCCTGCACCTCCTCATGAAGCGCCGCAACAACAAGGGCGCCCTCGCCCGCTCCGTCGCCACACTCCTCTCCCACTCCCACCACGGCCATGGCTACGGCCACGCGCACGCGCTGAGCCACCGCCGACGCGGCGAGTACGAGTTCTCCTGCAGCGGCAGCCCCGTCGACCCGCGGCGCCGCTCCAACGCTTACTTCCCCTGCCTCCTCGGCTCCGAGGCCGAGACCGCGCccacggcggcgctgcagtACCAGTACAGGATCGAGTACGACAACTACGCCGCCTCCACGGCCGCGGCAGaagcggcgccggaggaggagcgagatGGGGTTCTGATGGAGGAGCTAGCGGCGGGGGAGGACGAGTGCGGGAGTACGTCGGCGGAGTCGGTGCCGTCGCCGCTGGTGGCGAGCGCGGGCGGGTTCTCGGTGCGGGTGTCCAACTTCTCGtccgaggacggcggcggaggcggggaggccgtggatgaggaggcggaggagttCATCAGCCGATTCTACGAGCAGCTCCGCCAGCAGAACCAGATCGCGCTATCCGCTGCTCCCGTACCCGCCAGATGA